The region GGTCTTCGAGGCCATCATCCATCGCATTCCCCCTCCATCCGGAAACAAGGAGGACCCACTTCGGGCCCTTGTCTTCGACGCCTATTACGACCCCTTCCGCGGGACCATCGTCAGCTGCAGGATATTCGACGGATCGGTCCGAGCGGGGGATACAATCCGCCTTATGGCCAAAAAAGCTGTTTACCGGGTGGAAGAGGTCGGAATCTACCGGATCAGGCGGGAACCCGTTCAGAGCCTCGAGGCCGGTCAGGTGGGCTATATCATCGCCGGGATCAAAAACATCAGCGACACCCGGGTCGGTGATACGGTGACCCTTGACTCCGCCCCCGCCCCGGAACCACTTTCCGGGTTCAGGGAGGTCAAGCCCGTAGTCTTTTCCTCCATCTATCCCATATCCTCCGACGATTATCAGGATCTGGCCGAGGCCCTTGAAAAGTACGTGCTCAACGATGCGGCCCTCACCTACCAGAAAGACGCTTCCGCCGCCCTTGGCCAGGGTTTCCGTTGCGGCTTCCTCGGGTTGCTTCACCTCGAGATCGTGCAGCAGCGGCTCGAGAGGGAATTCAACCAGGCCTTTCTCATGACGGTACCGAGCGTGCAGTACCGGTTCACCCTCCAGGACGGAACCACCCTCACGGTGGACAATCCCCAGTATTACCCGGATCCTGCGCAAATCAAGCAATCTGCCGAACCCTTTATCCGGGCTTCCATCCTCATACCGGAACGGTACATGGGAGCGGTCATGAAGCTCTGCATGGAACGGCGCGGCGTGAATTCCCGTTTTACCTACCCCACCCCAGGAAGGATCGAGATCACCCTGGACATGCCCTTGGCCGAGGTCATCGTTGACTTCTACGACAAGCTCAAGACAGTCACCCAGGGCTACGGTTCCTTTGACTACGAGTTGATCGGATACCGGGAGAGCGACCTTGTAAAGCTCGATATCCTTGTCAACGGAGAAAAGGTGGATGCCCTCTCCATGATCGTCCATCGGGATCGTGCCAGGGAATGGGGAGTGAAGGCCTGCGAGCGCCTCAAAAAGGAGATTCCACGGCACCAGTTCAAGATCGCCATCCAGGGGGCCATCGGCGGGAAAATCATCTCCCGCTCCACCATCCATCCCTTTCGAAAGGACGTGACCGCCAAGTGTTACGGTGGAGATATCACGCGGAAACGAAAGCTGCTGGAAAAGCAGAAGAGAGGGAAAAAGCGCATGAAAATGGTGGGTTCCGTCATGATTCCCCAGAAGGCCTTCGTTGCAGTACTGAGGTCCGCTGATGAGTGAAGGCACCCGCCCGGGGCTTTACGTCCACGTTCCCTTTTGCAAGAGTAAGTGCCCTTACTGCGATTTTTATTCCGTGACCTCTCCTTCCCGGGTCTCCGAATGGCTGGAGGCCCTTGAAAAGGAAGTCCGAATCTACCGGGAGCACTTTCCATTATTCGATTCCCTATACTTTGGGGGTGGGACCCCCAGCCTCCTGGAACCCGGGGAATTGAAGGACCTGCTCTCCCTCCTCTTCAACAATTTCTCCTTTTCCCCGGATGCCGAGTTCACCCTGGAGGCCAACCCGGACGATGTGACGGCCTCCAAGGCGGACCTATTCCTGGACCTGGGGTTAAACCGGATCAGCCTGGGCGCCCAGTCCTTTATTGATCGGGAACTCCGGCTGCTTGGAAGGAGACACACGGCTTCTCAAACGGAAAGGGCGGTGGAACACCTGGCCCGGGCAGGGTTTAAACGAATCGGCATTGACCTCATTTACGGCCTCCCCGGGCAGGGGGAATCCGACTGGTTGGAAAGCTTAGACCAGGCCCTTTCCCTGGACCCCGACCATGTCTCCTGTTACCAGCTCACCTTGGCGGGCGGCACTCCCTTCGAAGCCCTGATGAAGCGGGGCCGAATCCGCCCCCCAAGCGAGGCGAAGGCAAGAAGACTTTTCCTTATCGCATCGGATCACCTCGAAAAAAGGGGGTACGTCCATTACGAGGTCTCCAATTATGCCAGGAATCTCCGCTCCGTTTGCCGTCACAACCTGAAATACTGGCGACGCGGGCCCTACCTGGGGCTCGGGCCTTCGGCCCATTCCTTTTCCGGGGGCGAACGGTGGTGGAACCACAGGTCACTCGGGAAATACGTTCGTGACCTCTCTACGGGAAGGCCGCCGGTCGAAGGGCAGGAGAAATTGAGCCCGGAACAACATCGTATGGAGGCCCTTCTCCTGGGGTTCAGAACCCTTGAAGGTGTTGACCTGTCCCTTGTTGACCTCTCCCCCAATGCAGGGAAAATCATCGCGGAATTGTGCCGTTCGGAACTGATCCGACGTGATGGTGGGAAGATCGTCCCCACCCGAAAAGGTTTTCTGGTTGCAGACAGTCTTCCCCTGCTCTTTTGCTGAACCCCGGGAAAGATCCCTTTCCGTGGTCTCCTTGCCCCCTGGACCCTTTTGTGGGAAAATGGATCGATTTAAACAGTGGGAGATCATTTCAAACCCGAGTGGAGCCATCAATGAATACCACTTCCACCACCGATCTTCCCAGTGAGGAAGAACTCAAAGAAAGGGCGGCCGACCTCATCCGCAGCCAGAGCACCATGACCCTGGCCACAGCCCTCGAAAACAAGGCCTGGGCGGCTCCGGTCTACTATGTGGATATCGATTTCCTCTTCTATTTCTTCTCTTCCCCCTCCTCCCGGCATATCCTGGAAGCCCTCGAGAGCAAAACGGCCTCCGCCGCAGTGTTTCACCCCTCCGACAAATGGAAGGACATCCAGGGGATACAGATGTCGGGGAGCATTAAACCCGTCGGACCGGGCTGGGAGGCGGCAAAGGCCCTTCGGGCCTATCTCAGGAAATTCCCCTTTACTGGAGATTTCTTCGGGAAGAAAAAAATCCTGGATCTTCAAGATTTCTCCAAGACGTTCAGGGTAAAGCTCTACCGGTTTAGACCGACGCGCTTGCTGTATATGGACAATCGAATCCAGTTCGGGTTCAGGGCGGAGATCCCCCTTTCTCCCTGAGGATTCTCTATCGCCGTTTCCGGCCCTCCTCAGCGCCCCCGGTTGCTGACCCCGGAAGATCGTTAAAAAAACCAACAAGTACAGCGTTTTCAAAAAAGGGAGGTTCATAGATGAAAATCACTCTTGGCACAGACCACGCAGGATTTCAATACAAGGAGAAGATCAAGGAGTTTCTCCAGGAACAAGGACACCAAGTCAAAGACTTCGGGACCTTTTCCCCTGAACCCGTGGACTATCCTCTCTTTGTACGCCCCGCGGCCCAATCGGTCGCCGCCGGGGAATCGGAGAGGGGGATCGTTTTCGGCGGCTCGGGCAACGGGGAGGCCATCGTCGCAAATCGGATTCCTGGGATCCGCTGCACCCTTTGCTGGGACCTGGAAACGGCCCGCCTGGCCAGACGGCACAATGACGCCAACGTTCTCTCCCTGGGAGCCCGCCTGATCTCCCTGGAATCGGCTGTCGAGATCGTGAGGACATGGCTCTCCACCCCTTTCGATGGAGGACGGCATTTGAGGAGGATTCGTTTGATCGACCCGCAAAAGGGTGTGAATGTCCCGTCCCCTTCAACGGACTCCTCAGCCCCATTGTTTCCAAGCTCCAAACCGCGGGGAGAAGCTCCTCCATCGGCTAAGTACGACGTCATGATCGCCTTTCGATACCTCAAGTATTTCGAGGGAAATCAAACCCTTGAGTTCCGCCTCGATCCCAATCTAAAGACTCCATCGGTGATCCACGTACCTTCCGAGGAAAGGTGGAAAAAAGAGCTGCCCGAATGGGCAAGGGACCGAAGGGACGAAATCCTTGAACGCCTCAAAAAGAAGTGCTCCCACATGGAGTGCATCTGGGAGGAATATTGAATCTTCTCTCCTCTATTTCGTCTCTTTCCATACCCTCCCCCTGGGACCGATCCTGCCCAGAGTCAAGGAGTTTCGGCCGCACCCGGGGCCCTGGGTGGGGGCCATCTCCTCCAGACTCGGTTTTCATACTCTCCGCTTTTTTATGGGCATTGTTTGATGACAGCAAAAATAAAGTTTGACATTGCCAAACACAAGGAGTATCCTGATTTTATTCCACCGGGTTTTCCTTTCTCAACGACCTGGTATACCTGGAAACGGCCATGGACATTCACGCAGAAGTCAAGGCCCTCAATCTCGGAAGCCAGATACGGCAAATCCGTCTGGGCAAGCAATTGACGCTACAGGACATCTCCAACGTCACCGGACTATCCAAGCCCTTTCTTTCACAGATCGAGAACAATCTCGTTGTTCCTCCCATCGCCACCCTCCTGAAGATCTCCAAAGCCCTTGGTGTCAGTATCAGCCGCTTTTTCCAAGGTGCACCATCTCCCGAACGCATTGCCTTGGTGCGGCGCGGGGAACGAAAGAAGTTTTCCCGCCCATCCCCCAAAAGCGCGGATCGAACCGGCTACCGATACGAGTCCCTGGCCCACCCCATGGCCGAGAAACACATGGAGCCCTTTCTGGTGGAAATCGAACCCAGGGATGAAAAGGATCTGGTCTTTTACAACCATGCGGGGGAAGAATTTCTTTACGTGCTTGAAGGAAAGACGGAATTCAGGGCCGCCGATCGGGTGATTGTCATCGAACCCGGCGACAGTCTCTACTTTCACTCTGATATTCCCCATGCCTTGAGGGGGTTGAACGGAAAGAAGTCAATCGTTCTTGCCGTAGTTTTCTCTCCCAGGTAAGGACGGCAGGCGGCCGGTATCCGCCGCCAGGAAAAGGAGAGTTTTCCATGGAAGAGATCAGATTCCACGGACGAGGCGGCCAGGGGGCGGTCATCGGATCCGAAGTCCTCGCCCACGCTTTCTTCATCGAAGGGAAATACGTCCAGGCCTTCCCAGCCTTTGGTGTGGAACGTAGGGGTGCTCCGGTCACGGCCTTTTGCCGTGTGGATGAGCGACCCA is a window of Deltaproteobacteria bacterium DNA encoding:
- a CDS encoding helix-turn-helix transcriptional regulator, producing MDIHAEVKALNLGSQIRQIRLGKQLTLQDISNVTGLSKPFLSQIENNLVVPPIATLLKISKALGVSISRFFQGAPSPERIALVRRGERKKFSRPSPKSADRTGYRYESLAHPMAEKHMEPFLVEIEPRDEKDLVFYNHAGEEFLYVLEGKTEFRAADRVIVIEPGDSLYFHSDIPHALRGLNGKKSIVLAVVFSPR
- the hemW gene encoding radical SAM family heme chaperone HemW, whose protein sequence is MSEGTRPGLYVHVPFCKSKCPYCDFYSVTSPSRVSEWLEALEKEVRIYREHFPLFDSLYFGGGTPSLLEPGELKDLLSLLFNNFSFSPDAEFTLEANPDDVTASKADLFLDLGLNRISLGAQSFIDRELRLLGRRHTASQTERAVEHLARAGFKRIGIDLIYGLPGQGESDWLESLDQALSLDPDHVSCYQLTLAGGTPFEALMKRGRIRPPSEAKARRLFLIASDHLEKRGYVHYEVSNYARNLRSVCRHNLKYWRRGPYLGLGPSAHSFSGGERWWNHRSLGKYVRDLSTGRPPVEGQEKLSPEQHRMEALLLGFRTLEGVDLSLVDLSPNAGKIIAELCRSELIRRDGGKIVPTRKGFLVADSLPLLFC
- a CDS encoding pyridoxamine 5'-phosphate oxidase family protein, which produces MNTTSTTDLPSEEELKERAADLIRSQSTMTLATALENKAWAAPVYYVDIDFLFYFFSSPSSRHILEALESKTASAAVFHPSDKWKDIQGIQMSGSIKPVGPGWEAAKALRAYLRKFPFTGDFFGKKKILDLQDFSKTFRVKLYRFRPTRLLYMDNRIQFGFRAEIPLSP
- the rpiB gene encoding ribose 5-phosphate isomerase B; protein product: MKITLGTDHAGFQYKEKIKEFLQEQGHQVKDFGTFSPEPVDYPLFVRPAAQSVAAGESERGIVFGGSGNGEAIVANRIPGIRCTLCWDLETARLARRHNDANVLSLGARLISLESAVEIVRTWLSTPFDGGRHLRRIRLIDPQKGVNVPSPSTDSSAPLFPSSKPRGEAPPSAKYDVMIAFRYLKYFEGNQTLEFRLDPNLKTPSVIHVPSEERWKKELPEWARDRRDEILERLKKKCSHMECIWEEY
- the lepA gene encoding elongation factor 4, which gives rise to MAAIRNFSIIAHIDHGKSTLADRLIQHAGLVSEREFRDQILDTMDLERERGITIKSQTVTLPYRARDGREYALNLIDTPGHVDFSYEVSRALASCEGVLLLVDASQGVQAQTLANLYMAMEQDLIIIPVINKIDLPSADVERVMEQIENELDLDPEWVVKCSAKEGTGIEEVFEAIIHRIPPPSGNKEDPLRALVFDAYYDPFRGTIVSCRIFDGSVRAGDTIRLMAKKAVYRVEEVGIYRIRREPVQSLEAGQVGYIIAGIKNISDTRVGDTVTLDSAPAPEPLSGFREVKPVVFSSIYPISSDDYQDLAEALEKYVLNDAALTYQKDASAALGQGFRCGFLGLLHLEIVQQRLEREFNQAFLMTVPSVQYRFTLQDGTTLTVDNPQYYPDPAQIKQSAEPFIRASILIPERYMGAVMKLCMERRGVNSRFTYPTPGRIEITLDMPLAEVIVDFYDKLKTVTQGYGSFDYELIGYRESDLVKLDILVNGEKVDALSMIVHRDRAREWGVKACERLKKEIPRHQFKIAIQGAIGGKIISRSTIHPFRKDVTAKCYGGDITRKRKLLEKQKRGKKRMKMVGSVMIPQKAFVAVLRSADE